GCCAGAGAGCTGAAACACACAGTCATATCTCTTCCAGTCTTCAAGTTTGATTGATGATATATTTAACTCAACACTCATCTGGAAGGTCTCGTCATTGTTTGGTAGGATCTCGCCTTTTTCCACGCCCTCATGAATCTCCTCTCCATCCTTCCTCCAGAACATTTCAGCTCTATCAGGGTAGAAGTGTGTAGCGAAGCAGCTGATTGGAGAGGATGGAGTCCTCTGGAGGAGAGACACTGAAGGCTTTTCTGCAGAGGAAATTATTAACTCAAAACTGaaacatattgtgtttttattcatattttctgtGAATTAGGAATATAAAGGGTGTATTATAGTTTTGTGGCTATAACAAAATCCAGTGCAGGTCATTTAACTTACCTGTTCTCTGCAGAAAACTTCTCCAATGGTGGACATACCTCTTCAGCAAGTCAGGACAATTGTTGATGTaatagtttttattgtcttgtatTTGACCTTTAATTGCATTCCAGTTCACTTTTGTGTTGACAgcttctgattttaaagcaatcCACAAGAATGTCTTCAGGTCCAAGGCCATAAAATCTTCTCCATCATAACCAAACTGATCAAAACCTTTGGTTTCTCCAGTCTCATCATCCCACTCACAACCAGTCAGTCTCTGTAAGACGTGGGGAGCTTAAAGATAAACGGATACAAGCAAAAGTAGCAAATTTTAGCAACCTCAAGTATCAGTTTGCAGAGTTTATTTGAATATTAGGTCAAGATGAATCAATATTTTGACTGATGCATCagaatatgtttattttctgaatctttgtgtttttttttcatgaagtaACACTGAATCAAACTGAGTTGTTatattgcagaaaaaaactccacaactgaatttttaaaaatgtttttcatttttaattaattgaaGAAACAATAAGATATAAGGTAAAGACATTATGTGACAGTTATTAGCAAGACCAAACCAGTATGGgaatttgttttgacttttataTACCAAACTAGAGAAATAAAGTATTTAGAAAACTAACAGATTACAAGGAATATCTGATAATTATTGAAAGTCAGAATGAATTACTTCTGCGGTTATTAACATCACTGAAAGAGGTTCGATTTCAGCTTGGCTGCTATGTTAAGTTTGTatctagaaagttcctggagaaactttgaaggGGCCTGAATCACTTTGTGCATTTACTGAAGgaggatgactccaaaagttgattagttgtagACAGGCATTATAAAAGGGCTGATCGTTGACACAGGAAGTGTCCATCTTTGAAATATGACCTTCCTATTGTACACCGTTGCAGATTTAGCGCTCATGggctcttgtgaccttgacctttgatctCAAAATTCATTGGggctgatccctgacccatgaggagTCCATCCATGTGTTGAGTTTGACCTTTCTACTGTACACCGTTGCAGAGTTAGAGTGCGCAAGCTCTTGTGACCTTGAGACTTTGAAATCCTTAGCACTGATCCCTGATccatgagggttctagctgtgcagtttgactttCTTACGTTACACGGTTGTCAAGTTATAGCATGCCCAAATTTTGATCTAGATTTTAACCTCACTAGCTTtggaggccatcttgatatttttatttagcattcAATATGTGATAGAGCTCTGTTTCACctagtaccacaccaaatttcaactCCATATGTTTAAAGATGACTGagttgaagctgaaagaaacttTAAGGAGCACAAAATGGCCGAAATTAGCATTAGCAAGGACTGAGTAGCAttcaatgacttatatactatatagtatataagtcattggtagCATTAGCAGGATGACTTAGCAAAAAGCAGGGCTGATTTAGCAAAGAGAACAAGAgctgaaaatacacacagaaacccacacagGCTCTACATCATCTCACACCTGAACATTCTAAGTTCTATCACCACGGCAAAGGCTCAGAGCTaaattttcacctttttaaactgagattataaAACACTATACAAGATTGCcttaaataagataaaaatgcCTATGTATTTATATGTAATTTGTCTATGTATCATGAAAGATGTGGGTGTAGGAAGAGGTTGCTTGTTTCGATCGTTTTTGTGGAAAAGACTGACTAAAAAACTGTCATGCTGGCCCTTTATGGGGTGGAGCTTAGACCACCGGTGAGCAGcatgcagaaaaaagaagagcagagaTGAGAGAAACTGCTATAATTATAAGTTTGTGTAGTTTTACTCgctgtttacagtttgtttgcCACCTCGTTTTGATCTGTGTGCATGGAATGAAAATATGTAATGTTGACAGTCAAGAATACAACTTATTTTGTAGAATATCGGTTTTCACTCTTAACTGATATCACGCTCCTTTCATGTGAGCATTTAAGGAGAGCTACCGACATGggtttttgtgttgcatttatttagaaatgccatatttaaaaacattaatattgcAGTCATTAAGAGTGTATTTGTGTTAGTATTTGTCACAGTTATTTTGGCATTATTTAGACACTGATGTTGTATTATCATTTAACTGTTCTAGAACCACATAGTTTCTTCAAAGGGGAAAATAAACCATACTGTAATGATCCATTATGAACTATTGCTAGGTGTTGTTGCATGGCTACTGTTTCTTTAAGTTAGGTTGTTTTGGGGATATAACAAAAGGAACAGTGTTGCCAGGTGAGAGAAGGTTTATCGTACcagagacataaaattatcGTATTTTGAGGGAAATTATTGTACATCCGtcataaccaaaataacaagtCTATTGATGCACTTTAGTCACTCTAGTGTTGAATAGCATCTAGCAGGCACTCAGCACTTCTTCTTCCATACcggctctgtttttttttttttcattttgtttttttcttttcctcactcATGGCGCAGCGGACTATTCAGCCAATCATGGCCGTTGTTCTGAGGCAAAGGCATACACGTCACTCATAGCTCACTTTAGAAAATCACATGCATCCGTTTCTGGAAACAGATGCCTCTGACAGACAGTTGCGACAGGCTGATTACAACCGATTACAACCACACATTCACGGAATGGTCAAATTATTGTGTATTTGGCCTTTTTTGGGATTATTGATTGTACATTGTACAGAGGGCAAAATTATCGTACAAATACGATAATTATTGTACACCTGGCAACACTAGTTGGGTTGCTTCCGAAGAGGATGGGGCGTTTGCCGGAGAACTGGAGCGTTGCTGGTATTCTGTGAGAGCTGTCCTGTGATGTTTGacttaaataaatcagtgttagTAGCAAAACCTCTGTTTGGTACTTGGGTCTCATCATGGAACATTACAATACATTCAAGTTCATTGAAATCCACTGGAGTGCGAGCAACTTTTCTTTGGAGTTCTAACCGGACTCACAATAGTGATTTTAATCTTTCAACCAGCAAGATACAGTCCCTGTCTTTtagttttgatatataatttgtgtgGGTACACTGTTCCGTTCTGGCCGCCTTAAAGTTgatggaagaataaaaactatagAGACACTTTTAGAGGTAGATAACAATAGGTGCCTGCATAGGAATGATAGGATGCACTGAGTGCATGGCGACTATCTTTTTAACTACTTGATTTTAAGGGAATGTTATTTTAGTATAATAGGATGGAAAAAGTTAGTAGGCACAAGCAGATGTCTGGATATGTTACTGCAGACACCCCCTGCTATTTATCTGAAATCCAATAATTCGGCATAATTTGGTTAGTTTTTGTAATAGTTTTTTCATACTTTGGTTTGAAATCTCTCTTGCTAAAGAAGGGCCTGCAGtgcagtgtttgtctttttagtaGGGAAATTCCATGCAAAGCAGAACTGCATGAATACAGTTATCTCACAGCTTCcctaaaggaagaaaaagcacTAATAGATAGTGACAAGTGACAAGTCAATATACTTTATGAACactacaaaaacacatcagGTTAAGATGAAAGAGCGTTTACTTATAGAGCTCACCTGACTCGaattttcagaaatattttgctatttgagctgctgttttataaatgtgtcCAATTCTGGACAATGccataaatatttgtttgaagcattaattacagaaaatatGAGACAGGATTAAATAGACTAATAAGAAGCTCAagacaaatttataaaaaacttGATCTTGGTACGGCATTAAGCTGAGAGAAATGAATGATTAAGACAATAATTTACAACTGTGGAAATGACAGATAAACACTGAGTGCTAGGGAAAAAGGTATGTTAAAATCTGTAATATTTTTAGTTCCCCATTGTTTCCTTTTACCAATTAGTTTCACTTTTGGTTGAAAATTGGGGTGAAAAAGACTTTTTGACCCATGTATTGTGCTGACTGGGAGGCCATCTCTATTTCTGGATGTCTGGGAGATAGTTGAAGGACTTGAAGACATATCCCGCACTCAAAGTCAGAAAATGCAAATTCCATCAAAAAGCCGAgtgagttttaaactaggaaTACTCTTTTTGCGAAGCAACACTTCTCAAAACAGATCTAGTTCTAATCTGTTCATaagtaaatgcatttttttaaaccacagagATTTCcaacagtttttactttaaaatgaatttacactcagagttaaatattttagaacaaaataaaatggcataTAAAAGGACATATTACCCTCAGTGTCGGAACCTTGCTTCAAATTATCCATGCTTAGTCTGAAGGCCTGCTGATGTAAAAGACACCTTTCAGAGTACCAGTCAAGGTGCCCTGAGTCGTTTTTAACCAGTTCCTTTGCCCACTCCTGTTTGGGTTCAGCTTTCTTGTTGCTGTCACAGTAACCCACCTGAACTTCATCTACTGTTGCAGTTGCCATAAACTCCGGAAAGTCTGGGAGTCCAGAAGTGCCAATAAGTAAATATTTCAGAGAATGTCTCACTGCAGAGAAAAGATTTggatttgtttattaattttacaaagAGTAATTCagaatatgtaaaaaagaagttacaataaaaactttaaatacagaaaaacaaattaaccactttttttccctctactATATACCCTGCATATTGATTTTACAGCAAGGGATTGTGCACTCATAGCTGATTTAAATACTTTAGGACTGTCTACTTTAGAAATGATAAATGTTTTcgtaaacacacacaacatcTGACACTAACGTTTAACAGTATTTACGGAATGAGAATAAGGTGTTACTCGGCGGAAAACAAACCGcttcaactaaaataaaatatttagcatttttaccTGCGAATGCAACGTtgcagaaaaagagcaaaacaaataatttcctCATCTTGTTTTGGTAGAGCTCACGATTTGATTCAGGAACGATGTGTGGAGTTTGAGTCAggaacaagagaaaacaaaatactgaaaccAACTAAAATCTGCAGGACCGGAGTGTGTTTAATAGTGTTGGCAAAATCGAAACTTTATGGAACAAAACATTGTTACAATCTAATGGTTCTGAGGAGCGCATGTCACGTGAGTTTTCATTTCCGCGTTCCATTAAATCACTAAATGTTCCACAACAACAGGATTTAAATTCAgtgaaactcaaacaaaaacgCGGTgatcttattttgtttaaaaataaaacggaATACTacaattacacaaaataaaaataaatgtatattttatgtgTAAATGATTATATCTCATGTCCTGACTGATGGTTGATTAACCttctaacaataaaaaacatttcaaagtttttctaaACAATCTCCGTCCTCTTCCTCCCGTGAATCACGCGGACAGACACAGTTGTGTCGCAAGGTGCGCGTTTGGCAATGGGTGGTCCAAATGCGCTGTTGTCTGTGCGCCATGCGCATCGCGCTCAGGTGACCTGGATTTGTGTGGGTCAGGTGCATTGTGCTGGATAGTCAGTCTTAATTAACACTGAGATACTAGCGTGGATAAATTAGCTCATGAAAAGTAATGGAGGAACAGATTATTGCCTTTCTGGTGAAACCGGTTCTCtctcagttgattttttttcaacaggGAAACTCAGTAACATAACCATTccagtcagtgtttgtgttggccCCTATTGTCATGGCTGCTGAATATATGAacgttaaaaagaaaaaaggtgagaGACTTTTAATTAATCCAACAGTAGGTCTAAGAGCCACAAAGAACATAAGTTTTTCTGTGAGGGGATTTTAGATGGTCTGTTTCTGATCTTACTGCTCCGGTCAAGGCTTAGACGTCTGTGAGACGCTGAATCCAAAAACAATACACATAAACTCAACTTAAGGAAATTTATAAGTGTATTTCTAGTCAATTGAGAACAAATGTTTTAGATTGTGGCTTTATTTGAATTTACATACAGCATAAAAAAGGTGCTAAAACCTTTAACAGTGTATTAAACCAATATCTTTGTAACACAGCAGAAGGAAACAAGTCGAAACCTGATTTGCACTGATGATAGTTTCTTTTTGATGTAGGTCAAACTATTTACTTGAAGTTACATCAGAAGGAAGTTATGCTGCTTAATCAGTTTAGTCTAAGCAGACACACCTTAGAGGGAAAAACAGAGTATCTGAtatatatttgaatttttttaaagccattttaaacataattagGTTAAAAACATGTGACTtccatctttttattattatttaaaagtatCTGAAGATAAGTTGACAACATAACTACAGCAACAGGAACAGGCTGTCACTAATGTGGCACCACTCTAGATGCTAAAACATTatgtaaatataacaaaaatatgATTCTCATAGCAAATTATGCATTTAATCTTTATGAATAATAATTTATTGACAGGATAATTGCAAACATTTCTTTCCGTTTTAGTTTCCAAGACACAGTTGACAACTCCGGagctttatttaatctttttgttatAGGCTACCTGTATTTTCAGAAAGTGTTCAGTTGTTGCCATCTAGTGGCAACAACTGAACACTTCAGTGTGGAAACATTGCTTCAACAACTGAACAACTGTACATTTTCCCATCCCACTCAGCAACATTAGACTTCTTCAGATGTTTATTCAAAGTCTGTTCACTGATTCTCCACTAATGTATTTTCAggctctttctttatttttctcctgttaaataaaggaaaaaaattaaatattactcaaaattattaaataaaactacattaatTGTActtaaaaagagaataaataccATCAGCAAGCTGGAATCCTgtaaaaaaagcaatatatGGTTGAAAATGGGCATGAAGATATGGCATTGATATGAGTATTTGTATGAAACTTTATGATtaagtaaaacagtttttcctcaccattattattgttttttatccaGAAGAAGACACCGGCGATGATTAACAGGAAAAGAATTCCAACAACAGCTCCAACAACAGGACCAACTGGGAACTCTGATGGAGAAACTGTGAAGAatgaaaagtcaaataaataaaacaatgaatcGTAACTCAAGTTGTGCAGTTCTGAAGTGGTTTCAATGTAGGTCTTGTTTTATATGATGCATATTTTTGGCTTTAATCGTTGAGAATGTTCCTCaaaacaggtttaaataaaatacactgtTCCTGTGAAAGTCAGGAAATTATAAAGACCTTAAACCCAAACATACTAGCAATTTTCCCCAGAGAGTTTCCTAAGGACTTCCTGATTTGTCAAAAggcataaaaattcaaaagttgATTCAACCCATAACAACCTTTGTAATAATCTTACTTTTTCCCCTGTGAAATTATACATTATATCAAATTAATAACAGCATTAGATctatacaaaataaactctaaaaaagtaaaataacaaaactaaagaagCTTTTTGCATAAAATTCAATTGGATTATTTGTTGAATCCTGGTTTGGAAGTCTAAAGAAAAAGTTTACTAGTTTATTTGCGATTCAGCCTTGTCTTGTTGAACAATGCCTCAACGTTTATGGAAAAAATATGGTCTTGAAGGCAGCATTTTGCTCTAAAAACTCAAAGTATTTTCCGGCATCAGTGTTACCATCACAGAAATGTAAATGAAGTGTATCTCACCCCAATTTGTACGAATCAGtgctttatttagtttgatgATTGTGTCGTCTTTGACACCCGAGAGCTGAAACACACAGTCATATCTCTTCCAGTCTTCAAGTTTGATTGATGAAATATCTAACTCAACACTCATCTGGAAGGTCCCGTCATTGTTTGGTAGGATCTCGCCTTTTTCCACGCCCTCATGAATCTCCTCTCCATCCTTCCTCCAGAACATTTCAGCTCTATCAGGGTAGAAGTGTGTAGCGAAGCAGCTGATTGGAGAGGATGGAGTCCTCTGGAGGAGAGACACTGAAGGCTTTTCTGCAGAAGaaatttttaaactcaaaactgaaacatattgtgtttttattcatattttctgtGAATTAGGAATAGAAAGGGTATATTATAGTtttgtggcaaaaacaaaagccagtGCAGGTCATTTAACTTactttttctctgcagaacaCTCCTCCCATGGTGGACATACATCTTCAGCCAGTCGGGACACTTGTAGATGTAAtagtttttattatgttctaaTCGAGCTTTTTCTGTATCCCATTTCAGTTTGGTGATGACAGCCTGAGATTTTGGAGCAATCCATGTCAATGTCTTCAAGTCCAAGGCTATAAAATCTTCTCCATCATAACCATACTGATTAAAACCTTTGATTTCTCCAGTCTCATCATCCCACTCACAGCCATTCATTCTCTGTAAGACGTGAGGACCTTAAAGATAAACGGACACAGCAAAATTCCAGTAAGCTCAAGCATCAATTTGCAGAGGTATTTGAATTTTAGGTCAAGATAAATCAGTGTTTTGACTGATGCATCAGAATATGCCTTCGGTATATCTTCTCAATCTTAATGTTTCCAACAGTTTTTGATCGACACGACTTTAACCTGAATTTACACTCAGAGCTAAATATTTTAGTAGAATTAATTTAAACGTCAAATTTtgggaacaaaaaaagacatattaCCTTCAGTGTGGTTTAAACGTTGCTTCAAACCATCCATGTTAGCTCTGAAGACCTGCTGATTTCCAAGACACTTGAGAGAGTACCACTCAAGATGTTGGAGgtcatttttaatcagttcttTCATCCACTCCTGTTTGGGTTCAGCTGTCCTAATGTTGCTGTCACAGTAACCCTCCTGAACTTCATCTACTGTTGCAGAACCCACAAACTCTGGAAAGTCGGGGAGTCCGGAAGTGGCAGTAAGGAAATATTTCAGAGAATGTCTCACTGCGGGAACAAAATTAATCGTTGATAAATTggttattttttcctaaaagtaattaaaaatacTTATTTACTAAAATATGAGTTATTGCAAATACTTTAAATAACAAAGGAATCAAACAAATTTActacaaatctttatttttttgctaaagtTATAACTTGCATATTGGTTTATAGCAAGGGATTTAGCCACCAGACCCCCCTACCCTGATGATGttccccaaaaacaaaaacaaacatgacattAAATATTTTCCATAGATTGCATCATTCACTCAGGACAGTGTTGTGCTTCTTCTCTATTTCTGTTGAGTTTGCAAATATTAGTCAACtaataaaaaagtgaatgaaGTTAGTTAACACTCCCACATCAATAAATCGGCTCCTAATATTTGTTGTAATGTATATTTCATAGCACATTTAAATTTACAACCATACTCAGTCTGCCATACCTTAGTTTTCCACtatgtagtttatttttatttatgcagctttaaaacatttataagatttgcaaaagttacattacaaattctttattttgctgTAGTAAATGAATTGCCTATTTGATGACAAATTGGTGTTTACGTGATTGCAATAGGTGATTTATTACTGAAGAACCACTCCACTTCAGAAACGATAAAAGTTAAGTGTTTTATTAACAATGCTCTAAATTTGGTCTACTAATCCTCCTTTATAGGTTTGCATCTTGTAGCTTAACAGCTTCAGTTATGACATAAACCAAACCTTTAGTTAGGCTACAGCTGCATGTCACATAAGTTTTGATGGTAAAAACTGCAAGTTATATAATAACTCCAGTGACAAAATAATGTGTCTGTTTTCACAAATATCCAGGCCTGAGGCAAACACTGACGTTcaacagtaaaaatgaaactagAATATGGCGCTACTCAGCAGAAAACACACTGActacaactaaaataaaagaaacagcgTTTTTACCTGCGAATGTAACGTTGCAGAAAAAGAGCAAAGCCAATAAATTATTCATCTTGTCTGGTAGATGTGGAGTCTGAGTCTcaaacaagagaaataaaaacaaaactaaaacctgcaAGACGAGGGCGTGTTTATCACCGAGGGAAACACAGACGCCCTCTCTCTTACAGCGAATAGCTGCGGTAGTGtcagtatttatatatatatatatgtatatatatatatatatatatgcattttaTATGCAATTTCTACACATTTTGTAGATGCATTTTTTGCAACGCACATTTTGATGTAAGACTTAAAAGTGTTTggtttcagcaaaaataaaatcgaAACATCTCATGGCATTCAGAACAAcagttaataattaaaatactttttttttagaaaatatttttattgtgtgaatatTATACGGCGTTCCCACAATCAAAGTAGATATAACTGCTGATCTCCCTGACCCTAATTTACTTTCTTCAGCTACTGAAACCTTTTAACcttatgttttttgtgtatgtggGTCACAGCTGTTTGCTTGAttgttatgaaatgttttttttttccattttaagaGACATATTTGTGTGATTGTAGCTCAGTCGAAAGCTTAAAGCTGTCGACCATTTCATAGAAACACAGCACAaaccctaaaataaaataacaaaactataatgaataataataacatcatcaaacaatacaaacaagtaaacaaacagttAAACGGATGTTTCTCGCCGCTCAGACGAACACGTCAAAGATTGGATAAAATTAATCTCGCGATATTTCTTTTGGTCCATCATCATCCTTCTTTTGTCTAGTTTACATCACACGTAAGATTGTGTACCTTGCATTAGtgtaaaccttttttatatataaattgcATATACGGTTACAGAGAATGTTTATTTCTGGATGATCATATATGTGGTCGCAGAAGGAAACGTGTTCTCGCGAGATTTCCCGGAGTTAGGTTGATTGAATGCCACGTCTGACTGGAAGCATCAACGTTGACAGAAATATTAGCACTTTTGCACGGTGGACAGAAAGTTGATTATTGGTGCAACAAGCCGTGATATCTGACACTATCCGGTAagattaaataatttgtttttttaaccatatCCCGCTTTTATAGTGGTGATCGTGAGATCAACAAGCTAGCTCTTGGGCTGTTAGCTTGCTAGCAGGAGCCTGTTAGTGTTTGGCGAGCggctttttctgtttactgtgaGATAAAAGTTGATTCTTTTCAAAGAAAGTCAGAAGGATTATCTGCTTTAGCTCTACTTTCTGCATGTGAAGCCGTCAGTAGATAAACAATCAAAACACAAAGCGAGACACATCGGATTCTCATGCCATTAATgtccaaacataaaaacaaaagatactCAGAAAATAAAGCCTGTGTtcacatcagctgtttttttttaaccagagtGTTTATTACAGTGTTGTACAGCATTAGAGTTTGTTTGCGACTCACCTAATAAACAACTTTATTGCAGCAAAGGTTTCTAAATGCTGcacaaacttttgtttttaaagaaaagcaccaATCAGAGTTGCTTGGTGATCTAATTGcagttcagttttaataattaaCAATAAAGAAAGCTCCCTGAACGAATAAAAAATGGATAGTCACATGATTGAGACAAGTTTGAAAATGCATGTAGTGACTGCTGCATTTATTCATCCTGTTAAgattggaagaaaaataaagttttggaCACATTTCCAATCATTTCCAGAGAGTTTTCTTTGGGAAATGTTCCCATGAAAAGACAGTCACATTATTTCCTGACTGATACAAATACAAGAAAGCCAACAGCAAAGGTGGAGATATCAGTAAAACCTGTGAGCACTTGTCACCACTTAAGCACAATTAAACTTGTCTTCTGtagctttgtttgcttttgtgtcTCACTTGAACCGCggtgaaaacaaaataactcaaattgAAACTGGCACATTTAAACAATGACTCCTA
The DNA window shown above is from Kryptolebias marmoratus isolate JLee-2015 linkage group LG5, ASM164957v2, whole genome shotgun sequence and carries:
- the LOC108242652 gene encoding major histocompatibility complex class I-related gene protein; the encoded protein is MRKLFVLLFFCNVAFAVRHSLKYLLIGTSGLPDFPEFMATATVDEVQVGYCDSNKKAEPKQEWAKELVKNDSGHLDWYSERCLLHQQAFRLSMDNLKQGSDTEAPHVLQRLTGCEWDDETGETKGFDQFGYDGEDFMALDLKTFLWIALKSEAVNTKVNWNAIKGQIQDNKNYYINNCPDLLKRYVHHWRSFLQRTEKPSVSLLQRTPSSPISCFATHFYPDRAEMFWRKDGEEIHEGVEKGEILPNNDETFQMSVELNISSIKLEDWKRYDCVFQLSGIKDDLIIKLNKALIRTNRVSPSEFPVGPVVGAVVGIVVLVFVAGVFFWIKYSNGAWFLYQRVGTILTVSSTTLPDGDV
- the LOC108242655 gene encoding major histocompatibility complex class I-related gene protein — its product is MNNLLALLFFCNVTFAVRHSLKYFLTATSGLPDFPEFVGSATVDEVQEGYCDSNIRTAEPKQEWMKELIKNDLQHLEWYSLKCLGNQQVFRANMDGLKQRLNHTEGPHVLQRMNGCEWDDETGEIKGFNQYGYDGEDFIALDLKTLTWIAPKSQAVITKLKWDTEKARLEHNKNYYIYKCPDWLKMYVHHGRSVLQRKKKPSVSLLQRTPSSPISCFATHFYPDRAEMFWRKDGEEIHEGVEKGEILPNNDGTFQMSVELDISSIKLEDWKRYDCVFQLSGVKDDTIIKLNKALIRTNWVSPSEFPVGPVVGAVVGILFLLIIAGVFFWIKNNNNGFQLADGEK